In Streptomyces paludis, the genomic stretch GCGCGGGGGCTGGTGCCGTACGTCCTGACCCCGCAGCTCTACAGCGGGCTCCTCTTCCTCTGCCTGGTGCCCTCGACCGTCCAGTCGTCCATCGCCTTCACCTCCATCGCGCGCGGCAACGTGCCCGCCGCGATCTGCGCGGGCTCCTTCTCCAGCCTGATCGGTATCGTGCTCACCCCGCTGCTCGCGGCGCTGCTCATCGGCGGGCAGACGGCGGGTGTCTCGGCGGACTCGCTGCTCAGGATCGTGGCCCAGCTGCTGCTGCCGTTCGTCGCGGGACAGCTGCTGCGCCGCTGGATATCCGGCTTTCTCACCCGGCACAAGAAGGTGCTCGGCCTGGTCGACCGGGGCTCGGTGCTGCTGGTCGTCTACACCGCCTTCAGCGAGGGCGTGGTCTCCGGGAGCTGGCACCAGCTGACCCCGGCCCGGCTCGGCGCGCTGCTCGCCGTGGAGGCGGTCCTGCTCGCGGTGATGCTCGCGGCCACCTGGTACGGCGGCGCGCGGCTCGGGTTCGGCCGGGCCGACCGGATCGCGATCCAGTTCGCCGGGTCGAAGAAGAGCCTGGCGGCGGGGCTGCCGATGGCGACCGTACTGTTCGGCGCGCACGCGAGCCTGGCGGTGCTGCCGCTGATGCTCTTCCACCAGATGCAGCTGATGGTCTGCGCGGTGATCGCGAAGCGCAGGGCGCGCGACGAGAAAGCAGAGCCGGCGGAGGAGCCGGCACCCGGGGCCACCGGAGTGGCGGTCGGCGCGGGCGCGGCTCCGGCGCCCGGTCCGTCAGCCTGACGGTACGGGGGCGCCGGGGCCCGTGGGGAGGCTCACACGGCGCTGTGCAGGGCGATCCGCTCGTCGCCCGCGTACACGTTCATGGAGGGCCCGCGCAGGAACCCGACCAGGGTGAGCCCGCACTCCGCGGCCAGATCGACGGCGAGCGACGACGGCGCCGAGACCGCCGCCAGCACCGGGATGCCCGCCATCACGGCCTTCTGCGCCAGCTCGAACGAGGCGCGGCCCGAGACCAGCAGGATCGCCCGGGACAGCGGCAGCAGATCCTCCCGCAGCGCCCGGCCGACCAGCTTGTCGACCGCGTTGTGCCGCCCGACGTCCTCACGGATGTCCAGCAGCTCGCCGTCCTCACTGAACAGCGCCGCCGCGTGCAGCCCCCCGGTCCGGTCGAAGACACGCTGCGCCGCGCGGAGCTGATCGGGGAGGCCGGCGAGCAGGGCGGGTTCGACACGGACCGGGGGAGTGTCGGCGATCGGGAAGCGGGCGGTCGTCCGTACGGCGTCCAGGCTGGCCTTGCCGCACAGCCCGCACGACGAGGTCGTGTAGACATTGCGCTCCAGGGTGATGTCGGGGACCGGCACACCGGGCGCGAGCTGGACATCGACCACGTTGTACGTGTTCGTGCCGTCGTCCTTGGCACCCGCGCAGTAGACGATGGACCGCACATCCGCACTCGCCGCGAGCACGCCCTCGCTCACCAGAAACCCCGCCGCCAGCGCGAAGTCGTCACCGGGAGTACGCATCGTGATGGCGAGCGGCTTCCCGTTCAGCCGGATCTCCAGTGGCTCCTCGGCCACCAGGGTGTCGGGGCGGGTGGAGACGACCCCGTCCCGGATCCGGATGGTGCGGCGGCGCTCGGTGACCCGTCCCATGGTGATCAGTCCTACTCGTCGGCGCCCGCTGGCGCGATGCTTGCATACAGTATTCCGGCACCCAGCCCGCAGGAACCCCCACGCACCGGGTTCCCCCCCGCCCCTCCCCAGGCTGCCGTACTCGGGCTGGGGTCGCCGCCGGCGTCTGCTGGATATCGGACCTGCTGCCCGAAAACAGAGGAAATTACGGGTGAAACGGGCCAATCGGTAATCGCTTCCAATCGGTGGATCGAGGCTTATGCGAAGGGGGCGGGGCAGTCGGCGAGGGCAGTATGCTCCTGCATGGTTCTTGCAGTGCACGTCAATGCAGCCGCATTTCGCTTGATCCGTGAGGGTTTGAACGGCAACCCGGTATGTGCCTCTGAGTGTCAGGGGCGCATTTCCTTCTTATTCGGAAGAAAGTGAGCGATGGAGCCACTTGTTCAAGTGACGGGTCTGGTTCAGGGGTACGGGAACCGGCAGGTCATACGTGGGATGGATCTGGTACTGGGTGTTGGCGTATTCGGGCTGCTCGGCCCCAATGGGGCGGGGAAAACAACGCTGTTTCGCACGCTGGCCACCGTGACACCTCCGCGCGGCGGAAGCCTCGAGATCTGCGGGGAAGAGGTCCTCTCCGAGGCGTCCGTCCGGCGTGCGCGCAGGAATATCGGATATCTTCCCCAGGACTTCACGTTCTTCCCGTCCTACTCGGTTTACGATTTCGTCCGCTACTGCGCCTGGCTGCGTGATGTCCCTGAACGCGAGGCGGACGGGGCGACCCGGCTGGCCCTGGAGAAAGTGGACCTGGCCGACCGGGCCAAGGCCAGAATGAAGTCGCTGTCCGGCGGGATGGTCCGCCGGGCCGGGATCGCCTCCGCGATCGTCGGCGCTCCCAGGCTGCTTCTGCTCGATGAGCCCACTGTGGGGCTCGACCCGGCTCAGCGACTCGAATTCCGTTCACTCATAAGGTCGTTGCGGGATGTGGCCGTAGTGCTGAGTACCCATCTCGTCGAGGATGTCGCCGCGCTGTGCGACGACGTGGCCGTGCTGACAGATGGCGGCTTCGTTTTCCGTGGTACGCCCGCCGACCTCGCTGGACGGGCGGCCGCCGACAGCTTTGGTGACAGCCCTCTCGAACGGGGCTATATGGCGGTGCTCGGTCAAGCCGGGCGGGCGGCGGCCGTCTGATGTGGTGGATCTACCGCACCGAAGTACGTCGCTCGCCCTTGCGATGGGCTCTGCCCGCGTTCGTCGCCGTCGATCTGCTCGTCCTGTTCGGTCGCAGTCGCCATTGGATCGGTGTCTGGCCCGAGGCGAGCGCCGCCGCCCAGATTCCGGCCTTCTATCTGGGGCCCGCTCTCGCGGGAGCGGCGGCCTGGTCAGCCGCGTCACGTTGGCGCAGCGGCGTCGCGGAACAGCTGGCCGCTGCCGCGAAGTCGTCGTGGCAGATCGAGCTCGCCCCGTTGTTGGCGACGCTCACCTACGGCGTGCTCGCCTACGCGCTCGGGGTCCTGACTGCGGCAGGTGTAACCGTTCCGGAGGGTGGGCCGGAATTCTGGTGGCCCGGCTACATTCTGCTGGGGCTGGCGCTGATCACCATGTGTGCCGGTATGGGTCACCTTCTGGGGCGTACGACCAAGTCGTTGTTCGCCGCACCGGTGATCTGTGCCCTCGGGTGCCTGGTGTTTCTCGGGGCCTTCGGGTTCGCGCCGGGCACAGGGGCATCCGGCATCGGACTCGCCGTATTGTCCGGATATCCGCACACCGTGGTCTCCGCTCTGCCCCTGACGGCGCGGCTCCTGCTCGGCATCGGTCTTGTCGCGCTCGCGGCCGGCATCGGTTCACACCTGCGCTCGGCGTCGGGCCGTCCCGGATGGCCAGGGCTACCGCCGGCCGGGCTTTCCGGGGTCGGGCTCGTGGCCATCGCCGTCGTTCTGTTCGTCACGGCCGGCCCTGTGAGGGCACAGCGCGAGGTGCCCGCCGATCCGCTCTGCACCCAAGGCGAGCCGCGGATCTGCGTCTGGCCGGAACACCAGAAGTACGCACCCGAGCTTGAGGCGATGTCGGCACGGATCGCCGCACTGCCGCCCGGGCTGATCAAGTCCCCTGCCGTGTTCTACGAGGACGGAGTGCGGGGCGGTCCGCTCGACAGGGGCCACGGTTTCTCCATCTTCGAGGGCCAGACCTGGGACGCGGCGACTTCCATGGCGATTCACATCAACGAAGCGTCTTCTCCGCCCTACTGCGATCCGGTCGATGAAGCGGCCAACGACCGCCGGTTGAAGGCTCAGTTTGAACTGGTCTCGTGGCTCACCGTGCGGATCGCCGGCGGCGGGCAACCCGCAGGCATCCACGGAGGCCCTCCGGGTGTCGACCAGAACGCCATCCGCGTGCTGGTCACCCGGCCCGAGGCCGAGCAGGTGGCGTGGGCGGCCGCCCGGTACAAGGTAGTCAGGGAGACGCGTTGTGTCTCGGAGTGAAGATCCCGGAGCAGGCAAGGGTTCCGTCGCGGAGGCGACGAACCTGCCCCGGCCCCAGGAGCCGTCCCGTGGTCGCCGTCCGCGAGTCGTCCATGGGCGTGACCCAGCAGGTCCGGTCGTGAGATATCTGCGGCTGCACCGCCCGTACATCCTGATGGGCGGACTGGCGGCGCTGGCGGCCTGCCAGGCGGTCTTCGGTTCGCAGGCGGTCGCTGTGCCCGTCGCGGCCGCCGCGGCGGACTCCACCGTCCATCTGCGGATGCTCCTCGCCGTGGCTTCCGCGGCCCTGGCTGTCGGCAGTCTCCACAGCGGGATGCAATCCCTTGAAGCGGCGGCGACCGACCGGTTGAGACGGTTCAGGGCCAGACATCTCATGGCGGTCACCGCACTCGCCGTCCTGCTGTCCGGCGGTATCGAGCTGGTCTCCGGCACGGCGGAGAGCGCGACGACACTGGTCCGGGCCCAGCTCGTCTGGACCGGTCTCGCCATACTCTCCGGGCGGCTCTTCGGCTGGCTGCTCGCCTGGATTCTTCCCCTGGCCACCGTCTTTCCGCTGACCTATCTCGGCTGGGACACGATGAACCAGCCACGCTGGTGGAATCTGCTGTGGCAGGACGCGGCCAGCCCCGCCTGCTGGGTGCTGGCGATCAGCTCCCTCATCCTCGGGGCAGGGAGTTTCCTCTGTACGCCCTGGCGGCGGTACGCGTACGGGAAGCGGCTCACGCGGAGCGCACGGAACGGCTGATCCTCTGTCCGGTGGATTTCGCTCACGCGTCGTGGGCGCCGACCCCTTCGGCGCCCACGACGCGATATATCGATTTCTGTCGGACAGGGTCCCGGTACTGATCCACGTCGGAGATCTTCCCAACGGGGAAACCGGTTCCTAGAGTTCGCGACCATGACCCCACCTCTCGCCCCCGCCGGCTGGAGCCGCTGGCTGGTGCCGCCGGCCGCGTTGTCGGTGCACCTCTCGATCGGCCAGGCTTATGCCTGGAGCGTCTTCAAACCCCCACTCGAATCCGCGCTCGGCCTCTCCGGGACCCAGAGCGCGCTCCCCTTCCAGCTCGGCATCGTCATGCTCGGGCTGTCGGCCGCGTTCGGCGGCACCCTCGTGGAGCGGAACGGGCCGCGCTGGGCGATGACCGTCGCGCTGTGCTGCTTCTCGTCCGGCTTCCTGATAGCCGCGCTCGGTGCCGCCACCGAGCAGTACTGGCTGATCGTCCTCGGCTACGGCTTCGTCGGCGGGATCGGGCTGGGCATCGGCTATATCTCGCCCGTGTCCACGCTGATCAAGTGGTTCCCCGACCGGCCGGGGATGGCCACCGGGATCGCGATCATGGGCTTCGGCGGCGGTGCGCTCATCGCCTCGCCGTGGTCCGCGCAGATGCTGGAGTCGTACGGCTCGGACAGCCGGGGCATCGCGCTCGCGTTCCTGACGCACGGGCTGGTGTACGCGGTGTTCATGGGCCTCGGTGTGTTCCTGGTCCGGGTTCCGCCGCCCGGCTACCGGCAGCCCGTGGCGCCCGTCGAGGCCGAGCCCGCCGCCGCACCCGTCGCGGCGGAGGTCCGTACCCCGCAGGTCTCCGCCAGGTCGGCCGTGCGTACCCCGCAGTTCTGGTGCCTGTGGGTCGTGCTGTGCATGAACGTCTCCGCGGGCATCGGCATCCTGGAGAAGGCCGCCCCGATGATCACGGACTTCTTCGCCCGGACCTCCACGCCCGTCTCCGTCTCGGCCGCCGCCGGGTTCGTCGCGCTGCTCTCCGCCGCCAATATGGCCGGCCGGATCGGCTGGTCCTCCACCTCGGACCTGATCGGCCGCAAGAACATCTACCGGGTCTATCTGGGCGTCGGCGCCGTGATGTATCTGCTGATCGCGCAGTTCGGCGACGCCTCGAAGCCGCTCTTCGTCTGCTGCGCGCTGGTGATCCTCTCCTTCTACGGCGGCGGCTTCGCCACCATCCCCGCGTATCTCAAGGATCTCTTCGGCACCTACCAGGTCGGAGCGATCCACGGCCGGCTGCTCACGGCCTGGTCGACCGCCGGGGTGCTCGGTCCGCTCATCGTCAACAAGGTCGCCGACAGCCAGGAGGCGGCGGGAAAGAGCGGCGCGGGGCTGTACGGTCTCTCGTTCACCATCATGATCGGACTGCTCGTTGTCGGCTTTGTCGCCAATGAGCTGGTACGCCCTGTCCATCCTCGTCACCATGTCCCGGAACCGAAGGAGACCCCCGATGACCAGCTCCTCAGCGACACCGGCCGCCCCGCCTGAGCCCCGGCGGACCGGTCTGATCGCCTTCGCCTGGCTTTGGGTGGGCGTTCCGCTCGCGTACGGTGTCTATGAGTTGGTCCTCAAGGCGGCTCAGCTTTTCACCCGATGATGTGGAGTCTCCAAACGGAGCGGGTGAATCCTGTTGGTTCACCCGCACCCCTACCGGTGAGTCGCTGACGAGACTGGAGCATTCCTGACGTCGAACAGAGGGGGTCCCGGGCATGACCGGCACTCGTATCGCCGCGCTCGGGCACTATCAGCCCGCCAAGGTGCTCACGAACCATGAGCTGGCCACGATGGTGGACACCAGCGACGAATGGATCAGCAGCCGGGTGGGTATCAAGACCCGGCATGTCGCGGGCCCGGACGAGCCGGTGGACGAGCTGGCGGCGCACGCCGGGGCCAAGGCGATCGCCGCGGCCGGTCTGACGCCCGGCGAGATCGATATGGTGCTGGTCGCCACCTCCACCGCGATCAACCGCTCGCCCAACATGGCGGCCCGGGTCGCGGCCCGGCTCGGTATGGGCGCGCCCGCGGTGATGGACCTCAACGTCGTGTGCGCGGGCTTCACCCACGCCCTCGCCACCGCGGACCACGCCGTACGGGCCGGATCCGCCTCCCGGGTCCTGGTCATCGGCGCCGACAAGATGACGGAGATCGCCGACTGGACGGACCGTACGACCTGCGTGCTGCTCGGTGACGGCGCGGGCGCGGCGGTCGTCGTGGCGACGGGACCGGGCGAGGAGCCGGGCATCGGCCCGGTGCTCTGGGGCTCGGTGCCCGAGATGGGGCACGCGGTACGGATCGAGGGCACCCCGCCGCTGTTCGCGCAGGAGGGGCAGTCGGTCTACCGCTGGGCCACCACTCAGCTGCCGCCCATCGCCCGCAAGGTCTGCGAGCGGGCCGGGGTCACCCCCGAGGAGCTGGGCGGGGTGGTGCTGCACCAGGCCAATCTGCGGATCATCGAGCCCGTCGCGCAGAAGATCGGCGCGGTCAACGCCGTGATCGCCCGCGATGTGGTGGACTCCGGCAACACCTCCGCCGCGTCCATCCCGATGGCGCTGTCCAAACTCGTCGAGCGCCGGGAGATCCCGGCCGGCGCCCCGGTGCTCCTCTTCGGCTTCGGCGGCAACCTCTCGTACGGCGGCCAGGTCATCCGCTGCCCCTGAGGGTCCCGCGCTGTCCCTGAGGGCCAGGTCATCCGCTGTCCCTGAGGGCCGGCGGGCCCGCCGCCCGAACCGTTTTTCCGCCCGGCCGTCACGCGTGCGACGCGTGACGGCCTTTTCTTTGTCCTCGGTGTGGAGAAAGTTATGACAGATTCCTGCGCAACTTCTTCCCACTGCGGGCAAGCGCTGCTACGTTCCCTCAAAAGCACCACGGAAGAGCGACGGCGAAGCGGCCGAGAAGGCGGGAGGGGCGCGTGAGACGTATGACGGCACGACCCGCGAACGCGCACCAGGCGCGACTGCTCCGGCTGTTGCGCGACGGAGGTCCCAACTCCCGTGCGCAGCTGGGCGATCAGGTGGATCTCTCGCGCTCGAAGCTGGCCGTCGAGGTGGACCGGCTGCTGGAGACCGGCCTGGTGGTCGCCGACGGACTCGCCGCCTCGCGCGGCGGCCGGCGCTCCCACAACATCCGGCTCGCACCGGCCATGCGCTTCCTCGGGGTGGACATCGGCGCCACCTCCATCGATGTGGCCGTCACCAACGCGGAGCTGGAGGTGCTCGGTCACCTCAACCACCCGATGGATGTCCGGGAAGGCCCCGTCGCCGTCTTCGAGCAGGTGCTCGCACTGGCGGCGAAGCTCAAAGTCTCCGGTCTCGCCGAGGAGTTCGACGGAGCGGGCATCGGTGTCCCCGGCCCGGTCCGCTTCCCCGAGGGAGTCCCGGTCGCCCCGCCGATCATGCCCGGCTGGGACGGCTTCCCCGTACGGGAGGCCCTCAGCCAGGAGCTGGGCTGCCCGGTCATGGTCGACAACGACGTGAACCTGATGGCGATGGGGGAGCAGCACGCGGGCGTCGCCCGCTCCGTGGGCGACTTCATCTGCGTCAAGATCGGTACGGGTATCGGCTGCGGCATCGTCGTCGGCGGCGATGTGTACCGGGGCACCACCGGCAGCGCGGGCGACATCGGCCATATCCAGGTCGAGTCGGACGGCCGGCCCTGCGCCTGCGGCAACAAGGGCTGCCTGGAGGCGTACTTCAGCGGCGCCGCGCTCGCCCGGGACGCCGAGGACGCGGCCCGCGACGGCCGCTCGCCCGAACTGGCCGCGCTGCTGGCGGCCTCGGGGCGGCTGACCGCCGTGGATGTCGCCGCCGCCGCGGCGGCCGGCGACCCCGCCGCGCTCGAACTCATCCGGGCGGGCGGGAACCGGGTCGGCCAGGTCATCGCCGGACTCGTCAGCTTCTTCAATCCCGGGCTCGTCGTGATCGGCGGCGGGGTGACCGGCCTCGGCCACACCCTGCTGGCCAGCGTACGGACCCAGGTCTACCGGCAGTCCCTGCCGCTGGCCACCGGCAATCTGCCCATCGTCCTGGGCGAGTTGGGGCAGACCGCCGGAGTCACTGGCGCGGCCCGGCTCATCAGCGACCACCTGTTCTCGCCGGCCTGAGGGCCGACGGCGTACCACCCGCACCAACACAGCGATACACAGCGATACACAGCAACACCGCGCCACGGAAACACCGCACCACTGAAACACCGCGCCACAGCAGCACAGTGACACCGCGACACACTCAGTACCCGCACACCTGAACCGTCTGAACCAACGTCACACCGAAACACCGGCACACCAGCACCTCCGCACGAGCCGCAGTACCCGCACGCGCCGCACCACAAGTGCCGCGCCCCGGACCCGTACGAGCCGCACGAGCCGCCATCCGCACCGAGCCGCCCCCGTACGACAGCTCTGTCCTGCCTCTGCCCGCCCTGCCTCCTGTCCGCCTGCCCTGCCTCCATTTCGCCCTGTTCGCCCTGCTCGCTCACCGGCCGCGTCCGCCGAGGGGATACGCCATGGCACCCGCACCACCCGCTCCACCCGTACCACCCCGCACCCCACTGCTCACCATGTCCGGCATCACCAAGACCTTCCCCGGAGTCCGCGCCCTCGACGGTGTGGACCTGGAGGTCGAGGCGGGCGAGGTCCACTGTCTGCTCGGCCAGAACGGCGCCGGGAAGTCCACACTCATCAAGGTTCTCGCCGGGGCACACCAGCCCGACGACGGTGTGATCACCTGGCAGGGCGAGCACGTCACACTGAAATCGCCCATCGCCGCCATGCGGCTCGGCATCGCCACCATCTACCAGGAACTCGACCTGGTCGAGGGGCTGTCGGTGGCGGAGAACGTCTTCCTCGGCCATGAACCGACCACCGCCGGATTCGTCGTCAGGGGCCGGGAGGCCAGAACCGCGGCCACCGCGCTGCTGGCCCGGCTCGGCCACTCCGAGATCCTGGCCCATCAGCTCGTCGGCTCGCTCTCCGCGGCCCAGCAGCAGATCGTCTCCATGGCCCGCGCGCTCTCCCACGACGTACGGCTCATCGTGATGGACGAGCCGTCCGCGGCCCTCGACCCCGACGAGGTCGACAACCTCTTCCGTACGGTCGCCACCCTCACCGCCGACGGGGTGGCCGTCATCTACATCTCGCACCGGCTGGAGGAGATCCGGCGCATCGGCGACCGGGTCACCGTCATCAAGGACGGCCGCACCGTGGCCGTCGCGCTGCCCGCGAAGGAGACCCCGACCCGCGAGGTCGTCGCGCTGATGACCGGCCGGAACGTCGAGTACGTCTTCCCCGAGCGGCCCGCCCCGCCGGCCCCCGGCGACGCGCGCCCCGAACCCGTCCTGCGGGTCGAAGGGCTCGCCAGGGAAGGGGAGTTCGCCCCTGTCGACCTCGAACTGCGGCCCGGCGAGATCGTCGGTCTGGCCGGGCTCGTGGGCTCCGGCCGCTCCGAGATCCTGGAGACGGTGTACGGCGCGCGCAAAGCCACCGCGGGCCGGGTCCTCGTCGACGGTGTCCCGCTGCGGCCCGGCAGTGTGCGCGCCGCCGTGCGCGCCGGCCTCGGGCTCGCCCCCGAGGAGCGCAAGGCCCAGGGGCTGCTGATGCTCGAATCGGTCACCCGCAATGTGTCCGTGTCGTCGCTGCCGCGCTTCGCCCGCGCGGGCTGGCTCGACCGTACGGCCGAACGGACCGCCGCCCAGGCCGCGACCAGGGAACTCTCGCTGCGCCCGGACAACCCGGACGCCCGGATCCGTACCCTCTCCGGCGGCAATCAGCAGAAGGCCGTACTCGCCCGCTGGCTGCTGCGCGGCTGCCGGGTGCTGCTGCTCGACGAACCGACGCGCGGGGTCGATGTGGGCGCCCGCGCCGAGCTGTACGCCGTCATCCGACGGCTGGCCGACGAGGGGCTCGCCGTTCTGCTCGTCTCCAGCGAGGTCCCCGAAGTGCTGGGCCTCGCCGACCGGGTGCTGGTTCTGCGCGAGGGCCGGGTGGTCCACCGGGCGCCCGCCCACGAGCTGGACGAGCACCGCGTACTCGATCTTGTGATGGAAGGGAGCCCGACGCCATGAAACCGCCTGCCTCCGAGGAGCGGCGGGGCGGGCCCGGCTCGGCCGCCTCGTCCGAACCGGCCGCACCGCCCGCCGAGTCCGTGTCCACCGCACCCGCGGCCCCCGCCGCGGCCGGCCCGTCCGGTACGTCCGGCCGGCCGAGCGGCGGCCCGCGCGCCCTCGGGCTGCGGCTCGACGTCCGCAACCTCTCCCTGCTGGGGGTGCTCGCCGCGCTGATCGTGGTCGGCGGCATCACCAAGCCGGATCAGTTCCTCGACACCAACAACCTCCAGCTCGTGCTGACCCAGGCGTCGGTCATCGGTGTGGTCACGGTCGGTATGACCTTCGTCATCACCAGCGGTGGCATCGACCTCTCGGTCGGCGCGATCGTGGCCCTCTCCTCGGTGTGGGCGACCACACTGGCCACCCAGGAGTTCGGCTTCGCCGGCATTCTCTTCACCGCCGTCCTGGTGGGGCTCGGCTGCGGGCTGGTGAACGGGACGCTCATCGCGTACGGCGGGATGGTGCCGTTCATCGCGACCCTCGCCATGCTCGCCTCGGCCCGCGGTCTCGCGCTCATGATCACCGACGGCAAGACCCAGATCGTCGAGGTCCAGTCGGTGCTCGACCTCGGGGTCCCCGACTCGTACGTGCTCGGGATCCCGCCGCTCGTACTGGTCTTCGCGGCCGTCACGGTCATCGGCTGGCTGATCCTGAACCGTACGACCTTCGGCCGCCGCACCGTCGCCGTCGGCGGCAACCCGGAGGCCGCCCGGCTCGCCGGTATCGATGTCCGCCGGCAGCGGCTCTACCTCTACCTGTTCTCCGGGCTCTGCTGCGGTATCGCGGCCTTCCTGCTGATCATCCTGGCGGGCTCCGGCCAGAACACCAACGGCAACCTGTACGAACTGGACGCCATCGCGGCGGCGATCATCGGCGGCACCCTGCTCAGCGGTGGCCGCGGCACGATCGTCGGCTCCGTCCTCGGCGTCCTCGTCTTCACCACCATCACCAACATCTTCGCTCTGAACAACCTCCAGAGCGATGTCCAGCAGATCGCCAAGGGCGCCATCATCGTCGCCGCCGTACTGGTCCAGCGCCGCACGCTGCGCAACGGCGAGGTCTGACACTCCGTCCGGCCCCGCACCCGCACCCCCCGCCCTACTTGAAGGGTTGACCCGTCATGCCTGAAACCAGCCGCAGAAGACTCCTCTTCGGCACCGCCGCCCTCTCGGCCGGAGCCTTCCTCACCGCCTGCACCAGCAACGAACCCGCCGCCGCGGAGACCTCCGCCAACAAC encodes the following:
- a CDS encoding bile acid:sodium symporter family protein; protein product: MNRRTSRTSRSLLPSFRPRLPSWLPVDPYVLALLATVGLAALLPASGAAAQVAGGASTGAVALLFFLYGARLSTAEVVEGLTHWRLHLTVLAATFVLFPLLGLAARGLVPYVLTPQLYSGLLFLCLVPSTVQSSIAFTSIARGNVPAAICAGSFSSLIGIVLTPLLAALLIGGQTAGVSADSLLRIVAQLLLPFVAGQLLRRWISGFLTRHKKVLGLVDRGSVLLVVYTAFSEGVVSGSWHQLTPARLGALLAVEAVLLAVMLAATWYGGARLGFGRADRIAIQFAGSKKSLAAGLPMATVLFGAHASLAVLPLMLFHQMQLMVCAVIAKRRARDEKAEPAEEPAPGATGVAVGAGAAPAPGPSA
- the fdhD gene encoding formate dehydrogenase accessory sulfurtransferase FdhD, translating into MGRVTERRRTIRIRDGVVSTRPDTLVAEEPLEIRLNGKPLAITMRTPGDDFALAAGFLVSEGVLAASADVRSIVYCAGAKDDGTNTYNVVDVQLAPGVPVPDITLERNVYTTSSCGLCGKASLDAVRTTARFPIADTPPVRVEPALLAGLPDQLRAAQRVFDRTGGLHAAALFSEDGELLDIREDVGRHNAVDKLVGRALREDLLPLSRAILLVSGRASFELAQKAVMAGIPVLAAVSAPSSLAVDLAAECGLTLVGFLRGPSMNVYAGDERIALHSAV
- a CDS encoding ATP-binding cassette domain-containing protein — protein: MDLVLGVGVFGLLGPNGAGKTTLFRTLATVTPPRGGSLEICGEEVLSEASVRRARRNIGYLPQDFTFFPSYSVYDFVRYCAWLRDVPEREADGATRLALEKVDLADRAKARMKSLSGGMVRRAGIASAIVGAPRLLLLDEPTVGLDPAQRLEFRSLIRSLRDVAVVLSTHLVEDVAALCDDVAVLTDGGFVFRGTPADLAGRAAADSFGDSPLERGYMAVLGQAGRAAAV
- a CDS encoding ABC transporter permease — encoded protein: MWWIYRTEVRRSPLRWALPAFVAVDLLVLFGRSRHWIGVWPEASAAAQIPAFYLGPALAGAAAWSAASRWRSGVAEQLAAAAKSSWQIELAPLLATLTYGVLAYALGVLTAAGVTVPEGGPEFWWPGYILLGLALITMCAGMGHLLGRTTKSLFAAPVICALGCLVFLGAFGFAPGTGASGIGLAVLSGYPHTVVSALPLTARLLLGIGLVALAAGIGSHLRSASGRPGWPGLPPAGLSGVGLVAIAVVLFVTAGPVRAQREVPADPLCTQGEPRICVWPEHQKYAPELEAMSARIAALPPGLIKSPAVFYEDGVRGGPLDRGHGFSIFEGQTWDAATSMAIHINEASSPPYCDPVDEAANDRRLKAQFELVSWLTVRIAGGGQPAGIHGGPPGVDQNAIRVLVTRPEAEQVAWAAARYKVVRETRCVSE
- a CDS encoding OFA family MFS transporter gives rise to the protein MTPPLAPAGWSRWLVPPAALSVHLSIGQAYAWSVFKPPLESALGLSGTQSALPFQLGIVMLGLSAAFGGTLVERNGPRWAMTVALCCFSSGFLIAALGAATEQYWLIVLGYGFVGGIGLGIGYISPVSTLIKWFPDRPGMATGIAIMGFGGGALIASPWSAQMLESYGSDSRGIALAFLTHGLVYAVFMGLGVFLVRVPPPGYRQPVAPVEAEPAAAPVAAEVRTPQVSARSAVRTPQFWCLWVVLCMNVSAGIGILEKAAPMITDFFARTSTPVSVSAAAGFVALLSAANMAGRIGWSSTSDLIGRKNIYRVYLGVGAVMYLLIAQFGDASKPLFVCCALVILSFYGGGFATIPAYLKDLFGTYQVGAIHGRLLTAWSTAGVLGPLIVNKVADSQEAAGKSGAGLYGLSFTIMIGLLVVGFVANELVRPVHPRHHVPEPKETPDDQLLSDTGRPA
- a CDS encoding MFS transporter small subunit produces the protein MTSSSATPAAPPEPRRTGLIAFAWLWVGVPLAYGVYELVLKAAQLFTR
- a CDS encoding beta-ketoacyl-ACP synthase III, which encodes MTGTRIAALGHYQPAKVLTNHELATMVDTSDEWISSRVGIKTRHVAGPDEPVDELAAHAGAKAIAAAGLTPGEIDMVLVATSTAINRSPNMAARVAARLGMGAPAVMDLNVVCAGFTHALATADHAVRAGSASRVLVIGADKMTEIADWTDRTTCVLLGDGAGAAVVVATGPGEEPGIGPVLWGSVPEMGHAVRIEGTPPLFAQEGQSVYRWATTQLPPIARKVCERAGVTPEELGGVVLHQANLRIIEPVAQKIGAVNAVIARDVVDSGNTSAASIPMALSKLVERREIPAGAPVLLFGFGGNLSYGGQVIRCP
- a CDS encoding ROK family transcriptional regulator encodes the protein MTARPANAHQARLLRLLRDGGPNSRAQLGDQVDLSRSKLAVEVDRLLETGLVVADGLAASRGGRRSHNIRLAPAMRFLGVDIGATSIDVAVTNAELEVLGHLNHPMDVREGPVAVFEQVLALAAKLKVSGLAEEFDGAGIGVPGPVRFPEGVPVAPPIMPGWDGFPVREALSQELGCPVMVDNDVNLMAMGEQHAGVARSVGDFICVKIGTGIGCGIVVGGDVYRGTTGSAGDIGHIQVESDGRPCACGNKGCLEAYFSGAALARDAEDAARDGRSPELAALLAASGRLTAVDVAAAAAAGDPAALELIRAGGNRVGQVIAGLVSFFNPGLVVIGGGVTGLGHTLLASVRTQVYRQSLPLATGNLPIVLGELGQTAGVTGAARLISDHLFSPA
- a CDS encoding sugar ABC transporter ATP-binding protein, encoding MAPAPPAPPVPPRTPLLTMSGITKTFPGVRALDGVDLEVEAGEVHCLLGQNGAGKSTLIKVLAGAHQPDDGVITWQGEHVTLKSPIAAMRLGIATIYQELDLVEGLSVAENVFLGHEPTTAGFVVRGREARTAATALLARLGHSEILAHQLVGSLSAAQQQIVSMARALSHDVRLIVMDEPSAALDPDEVDNLFRTVATLTADGVAVIYISHRLEEIRRIGDRVTVIKDGRTVAVALPAKETPTREVVALMTGRNVEYVFPERPAPPAPGDARPEPVLRVEGLAREGEFAPVDLELRPGEIVGLAGLVGSGRSEILETVYGARKATAGRVLVDGVPLRPGSVRAAVRAGLGLAPEERKAQGLLMLESVTRNVSVSSLPRFARAGWLDRTAERTAAQAATRELSLRPDNPDARIRTLSGGNQQKAVLARWLLRGCRVLLLDEPTRGVDVGARAELYAVIRRLADEGLAVLLVSSEVPEVLGLADRVLVLREGRVVHRAPAHELDEHRVLDLVMEGSPTP